The genome window tttgaaaactttccacgtgatatcaatgcctcggtgctccaaggctctcttcgtcgtcaaccaccagctcttggcaacctcttgcatctgatgccctatcagcttcacacgtcgctcatcagtgtaagccaaagactcaaacaacatctcgatatcatcgagccagctctcgcactctactgcactctctgtgcccttcagggtaggcggatgaaaagactggaatctcttcaataaggtctccatcggcgtagcggtaacatccatctgtgcaccggacgtgctaccctgctctggctgtggtactcgtctaggcggcattaatctaatcataaaactgattagtactcaaccaatatcatctgtctcagccctcctctgatcatatacctctgatcgagaatcggttctgattcaggcttgaaatgctgtaaatcaattcagataatacaacaacatataatagggaaagcaataaaccatgctagcatcgcaaaagcaaggaagatgactcgatctaccccgctcattctattctatctcagtctacagaacctactgctctgataccacctgttgtggggacccgggttctaactcaattcttttgggatttaattggatctttattataaatggcgggtcaaaatttttcgctttctaacattaaatcgaatgttaacataaagcgtctcatttttatttaaaacaaacatgAGTCATCAAACATTACATGTCGTGATCTAGTagccttacttgttatacatgttataagaacaacataacatctctagtatcaacatgaaactactagtacaacataagaagtcttctgctacacccggcatcaccacgctatcaactctctcgtcctcgtcgtgaccctgatcctgccccacctgttgccatgcacacatacagacacgacaacagccggataactccggtgagaacatatcccagtataaaacatggatgcatgcaatgtaataaatcatgtacaaatgcataacataaatccagtaacatgaatatacatctaaacatgtagtagaatacaaatctgtattcaacaattcaaatcttgactcgactcttttctaatctagggatcccggtgtgaataagacgatctgtcacctacccaaccactcggggcaacggtacgtcttattcctagacttcggtcaactctgtatcgagggtctacacatatagcaaatctgctcctatgcgtcgatacaccgaaacgtctagttttggcaagtctgccaatctctcctatctcaggactcgaatataaatcaataaacaaggcattacataatcaaatgtaataacaatctagtatgtgatttagggaaactcgtatcaaatctgaatcgagttgtgcaatcccgtgaccacatgaattatacctttcttgtcgaatcgtctgtcgagatctcgaattcaatgtcaaacctgtcacctcaaatctgaaacggcaatgtgtagacacccaatatcaatctctaactcaaagcaacatatatgccaatcaataataaatctcggtacaaatctacggcataacagcgtattctcgtaataccgatcaactcaatctcaacaaacaatatataccatagccacaactcataatcttcataatatactcatcaacacaatataatatgctcaattcttccaatcaatatcaatatacatgctggaaattcgcaaggctcgtatacaatatccgaaaatcgatctgataacaaatatacgatgctctatatatcaagaacatatattcgcaacaaaatcataagttccccaacatccacaatctgaatcatgctggaattatatcaaacttacgtcactttgtagccgtcaatgcaaggaacacaaatcttacctcggaattaaaatcggatgaacaactcttgcataataTAGTTTCTAGGCTATGAAAATTTGAGGATTCTTGAAGAGGGACTCTCGATTCTGCTGATGAAGAAATGAAGAGATGAAGTgtcaatacaacatatatatatagcatgccatgtgtcaagtagAGAAACgaaggtggcacttcgcatgcagcaccgcgggtgcggcagtgtaagagcgcgggtgcactgagctctcggcagccagaatattttctgaaattcttagaccgcgggtgcagcgcttgcatcaccgcgggtgcggtctcaccaccgcgggtgcggtcttgcacgcaccgcgggtgcggtgttgcttcgcacatttccctcaattttctatcacctacaccgcgggggcggtagtcctagcaccgcaggggcggtgtggcttcggccatgccttcaaaaatctcatttaaacttcatgcattcttacctctatgattctagcatcaatggaaactgataattctcgagccttacaaaaccagtcacgaaatccatagtgatatgctcccactttgTGGCGCCCGGTTtaggaattcataattattcccttactaggtgccacatttaccttcaatctttctttattgaacttctatttttatttttaccattattattattagaaagatattgtagataaaatttaattacgttctacaataatttaaggattatctacaaatatttacattcttatttcaaatatgtacaattattttacagcggaagtctaacattcatatgtacaattatgttacagcggaagtttaacattcatttataaacagatcatctcaactttcaaatgctcttatttcagcttcagttatttttctcttgttccaattcgggggttcctgtgtctggaaattacaatagacgaaaagaaacagagggttaagtctttgaggacttagtgagtttaaatcaatatatggcttttaaataacacttcatcataattatacatgaaataataggaataaaaatttagatattatgaatgatatgcaatgaaataatagataaatgaaaattccataaaataacattggtggctctaattgagcactttttacgagccgggtgaaccattctccggaccgaaatattcggtgtgcgttgttcagatgaaccatatacccgggacttttgacccgttgttcattggactcattttccgggccgaagccacgttgtccagtggactcaatttccggaccgaaatccgttgtccatgactccattcattcattcattcattcatgatatatcaatccattcataaatattcaagaaatatatcagtaattcaaatgaacagtggatgatatttgaacattaaataaatgctattgaaatttccaggccaaatgccaagggctttaatagaagaatgaatagtaatttcctCACCTGATAACTTACAATTTAGGCTTGATTAATACTCCGAGTTCCTGGAGCAAgtcctaaaaatatattatgaatgatatttatatgttagAGTTTTTAAGTAACTATTTGATAATTTTCAGattatttttttgttcaaaatttaatccGGTGGATTTTAATTaagtttcaaaaattcatattaattagaagGTATATCCAAATATTACGAAAGTTGGCCAAAAAGTCGGAAATATCATCAGCAATGATCGGCCACCGGAAACTCGCCGTTCCGGCGGCGCGTGTAGTACACGCGCCGACGGTGCCGGCGCGTGGCTGGCCGTCCGGCGGCCACGCGCGGCCCGtttttttccagcatgtgtaaCTTTTTACGATCTTTAATTCTTCCGTTGAAAGTTTTGTCAAATTCCTAGCCGATCAATACCAGAATTAAATATCGTCGTATGGCTAACTGAGGTACTCCGGTATTCCGGAAATGTTAGTTCCGGCAATATTTTGGGATGACGGGCGGTATgtacctcatctatgcaacaagaggtACAACTTTGTTATTAAAGTCGACCTCTAGTTTGGTGTGTAACTATAAGAAAAATAAGCGAAAAGTACCAAGCTTGAAAACGGTATACCGACGCCGTTTCACGGAATATCTTTATTTGATTTTCTTGTCTTTGGTCGATCTTCTTGCCTCACCTCCAGCGCTATATTGTTTTATGATATGAGGTGAATAGTTAGTGATTTATTGGGATTTTTCGGAAAGGGTATAGCTTttccttctattttttcttccttttctccctctttttcttcttccctttccctttctctccttcttcccctttttttttcccttttctcGGCTTGGTCTCTGGAATGGAAAGTGCTCGGTTATTTATAGCCGAGAATCCCATGTTTatccttttattattattttttatttatttatttattaaatagaaaaaatctcatgtttatccaaacttaatattattatattcgtgtctctaattattgaacctaattattttatattgaacttaataattattgtaattaattacttaacatatatgttgagtttaattatattattttattatattttattatattttgggtatttgattttgaaatgagAACCTTATagtgcttgatgaatttttaagtgtattgtgatgtattttaatgtatttctagaCACTTtagacaaataaaatttgtaccgaaaaataatgtgataaaatttaaaaagtgaaaataataaaatttatactaataaaAAATGCATTTAAGCACATTTGTTTGTTAGGGTGTCACAATATCCCCTCCTTTTAGAAATCTGGTCCCCAGATTTAGAAGTTATTGGAATAAATGAGGATATTGACATCTCATATCTTtctctgtttcccaagttgcttcttcaatgtTGTGGTTTTTCCATAAGACTTTTACCAACTGAATTGGTCGACCACGAAGTTCCTTTATTCTTTGGTCCAAAATCTTCACGGGTTGTTCTTCATATGTTAGATTTTCTTCCAGATCTATCTGTTGGTGGTCAATCAATTGGGCTGAGTCTACTTTACATTTCCTTAATTGTGATACGTGAAAGACGTTATGTATACCAGAGATATTTTCAGGTATAGATAGACGATAAGCCACAGTGCCTATTCGTTCTATCACTTTAAAGGGTCCAACAAATCGAGGATGCAACTTTCCCTTCTTTCCAGTACGCTTGATTCCTTTTCTTGGTGATACCTTTAGTAATACGTACTCTCCgacttcaaatttcaaatctttccgcctcttatctgcataactcttctgtcgactttgAGCTGTTTGTATTCGTTGCCTGATAAGTTGTATTTTGTCGATAGCTTCTTGTATAATATCAGGCCTGATTGCTCGTTCTTGTCCATTCTTTGTGCTTCTCCATTCATCCATATCCCAGTTAAGAGGAGAgcgacattttcttccatataatGCTTCATATGGCGCCATTTTTATTGTggattgataactattgttgtatgaaaattcaaCTAGAGGCAAATGTTTTCCCCAATTTGCCCCAAAATCCAGCACACATGCGCGAAGCATGTCTTCCAATATTTGAATGGTTCGTTCAGATTGACCATCGGTTTGCGGATGTGCTGCTGTGCTAAAATTTAATTTGGTACCAAGGCATTCCTGAAGTTTTTTCCATAATCTTGATGTAAACttcggatctctatcagatactaTGGTAGTGGGGATACCATGTAATCGTATAATTTCCTTCTGATAGAGTTCAGCCAGTTTTTCCACCCCATATTTGTGACTTATGGGTATAAAATGTGCTGACTTGGTCAAACGATCAACGATTACCCATATGCTATTAAAACCTCCTGGAAGCTGGGGTaatccggtcacaaagtccatagttatttgatcccatttccattctggtatAGGAAGTGGTTGCAAAAgacctgctggtctttgatgttcagccTTTATCATTTGACAAGATAGGCATTGTGAAACGAAATCTGCAATATCTCGTTTCATTCCTTTCCACCAGAAGTGTTTTTTAATCTCTTGTTACATCTTAGATCCTCCTGGATGAATGTTGATCCGAGACTGATGTGATTTTTCCATTATTTCCTTTTTTCATTGAGCTTGGCACACAAATACGGTCATGATAGCATAGTATTCCTTGTGAATTGGTGATGAAATTGGTATCAGCACGGAGTTTTGAAACTTCTTGGTCCAATTCTTGATTTTGCTTAATTCTGGTACGAAATTCAGGTTCAATTCTCAATCCGGCCAAGTGCCCACGAGAATGGATGTGTACCCATTCTCTTTCTTCTTTCATTCCCAAACAAGCCATGCTAATCCTTctacttaaagcatcagccactacattagctttacctgaTTGATAAAGAATGGAACAATCGTAGTCTTCCAAAAATTCAATCAAtcttctttgcctcatgttcagctctttttgagtaaataaatacttcaggcttttgtggtcTGTATAAATATCAAATTTGGAACCGTACAAATAGTGTCTCCATTTTGCTAATGCAAACACTATTGctcctaattccagatcatgagtgggataattTAACTCATGATTCTTTAATTTTCTAGATGCATATGCAATAACTTTATCGTTTTGCATTAATACACATCCAAAGCCTTCTTTTGAGGCATCTGTGTAAACCACAAATCCTTCTGTTCCTTCTGGTAATGCTAATataggtgcactggtcagcatTTCTTTTAATTTGCAAAAACTTTTCTCACACTCATCATTCCACAAGAAAGGGTTGTCTTTGCGAGTTAGCTGTGTCAGGGGAACAACAATTTTcgcaaaatctttaatgaatcttcggtagtatcctgctaagCCGAGAAAACTTCTGATTTCTGTGATGTTGATTGGTTGTTTCCAACGAGATATGGCTTCTATTTTTGCAGGATCTACTTCTAGTCCTTTCTTAGAGATAAAGTGTCCAAGAAATGACACTTTTtctagccaaaattcacacttactgaatttggcATATAATTGATGCTCTTTCAAAGTTTTGACAATCAATCATAGATGTTGAGCATGTTCCTCATGACTTcttgaaaatatcaaaatgtcatctatgaatatGACAACGAATTTGTCCAAGAATGGTTGAAATATTCGATGCATCATATCCATGAAAGCTGCAGGAGCGTTGGTTAATCCGAATGGCATTACcacaaactcatagtgtccataacgAGTATTAAAAGCCGTTTTAGAGATGTCATCCTCCTTAATCCTCAATTGATAATATCCCTGCCGCAAATCAAGTTTTGAATATACTTGAGATCCTTGTAAAACATCAAACAATTCTTCGATATGGGGAAGAGGATATTTGTTTTTGATGGTAACGTTGTTAAgttctcgataatcaatgcacatccttagagttccatctttctttttgacaaataatACAGGAGCACCCCATGGAGATGTACTAGGCCGGACGTACTTCTTGTCCATGAGCTCTTGTAATTGAAGTTTTAATTCTTTTAACTCTGAAGGTGCCATTCGATATGGAGTTTTTGATCTGGGTTGTGCTCCAGGTATTAGATCAATGGAAAACTCTACGTCTCTTTGAGGAGGTAAAGTATTGATCTCTTCAGGAAAAacctctgggaattcttgtacGACTGAGATTTCTGAGATCTTGAGTTGATCTTTTggcttatttatcaaataagctAGAAATCCTTGTCCGTTGTCTTTTAATATAGCCCTAGCTTCTGTTGTTGATATTATTCCCATGGTATGGTTAGCTTTGGAAATGATTGGATGAGAAGTTTGAAGATAAACTTCTTTTGTGTAGCAATTGAGTTGGGCTTGGTGTCTaaataaccaatccattccaagaataaTATCATAGCTCTTGATAGGTAATTCAATCAAATCTGCTAgatattctttttcttggaaGTTTAAAGAACAGTTTCTGTAAACGATGTCAGTAATCATCATTGACCCTAAAGGTGAGCAAATTTCGAAGCTATATGGTAGCTGTTCAAATAACAGTGGTAATTTATGTGCAAAAACTTTTgagataaaagaatgagtagctccAGGATCAAATAAAGTTTTTGCAGAACTGGATAATATGGTAACAGTACCTTCTACGACTGCAGTGGGGTCAACTTCCTCCTCTTGGTTTCCTAAGAGGGCATAGGCTCGAGCAGGTATCTTTGGCTTTGTTGTGGGTTGAGTCTTTTGCGTTCTTTTTGGACAATCTTGAATACGGTGTTGCTCACTTCCGCAAATAAGACATTTCCCACCTTTTCTCCAGCACTTTTCTTCTTCATGATTTGGTAATCCACAATATCCACACTTTTTATTGTTgtttcttggaacttttccTTTAACAGCTTCTCCTTGCTTGACTGGTTGTGTTctcttttcaaattttcttttctGGTTATCCTCAAAAAGGTTGGACTTCccaattttcttttcttcttcctcTTTTTTAAGAAGTGTCTTGATGTCTTCTTCCACTCGTAGGGCTTGATTAACAGCAGAAACATAACTGGTAACTTCTGTGGACAGTGTTGCCCAACGAATATCGAGCTTTAACCCTTGAACAAATTTTTTCATTTTCCTTACCTCATCTTCCATGTAGTGTGGTGCATAATGTATAAGACGGTGGAATTCCGCCTCATATTGAGCTACAGTCATGTCACCTTGGACTAAATCCATAAATTCACGTTCTCGGGTATTCAATATAACTTGAGTTATATATTTACCTTTGAACTCTTGCAGAAAATTTTCCCACGTCTTTGGGGTGTGATTCTTTGTCCACCTATGTTCCACTGTACGCCACCAGTTATGAGCTGCTTCTTCAAATAAGTAAGTGGAAAAATTCACCTTTTGTTCTTCAGGATATTTGAGAATAGAgaatattttgttgattttgcttAGCCAAGATTCTGCTTGACAAGCATCTGGTTTTCCTTCAAACTTTGGCGGTTtgaatctcaaaaatctctcaagagCTCTATCATTCGCCTCAAGGTGATGTTCTTGAGCTTGATCATGAGGTCGTTGTTGATTTTGCTGACAAAACTGCACAAATTGAtgcattatttcaaacatattttGTATGTTTTGTTCTTGGGGGTGATCGTGTTGAGCGTTTCTGGAATTTCCACCCGTTGCCGAGTTGTGGTCATCTTGAGGAGGGATGTCTTGTCTGATTCTGGCTTGAGTACTATTTTGTGAAGACGTCATTCTAAacacataaatataaaatatgaacaTATCTTGTAATGAATGTACATAGTTATGTTAGAGGGTAAACAGTcggttttatttttaaacaagacatgtttcaaAACCCAAGCAGAACAAGCAAACTGAGTCATCCTGAAAAGAGACATTTAATTTATGAtgaaaacataaaaattaatgtatGAAATTATAATAAACCTTAGGCTTTTGTCTCTAGGTTCTAAGAAtcctaggctctgataccacatcTGTGGCGCCCGGTTtaggaattcataattattcccttactaggtgccacatttaccttcaatctttctttattgaacttctatttttatttttaccattattattattagaaagatattgtagataaaatttaattacgttctacaataatttaaggattatctacaaatatttacattcttatttcaaatatgtacaattattttacagcggaagtctaacattcatatgtacaattatgttacagcggaagtttaacattcatttataaacagatcatctcaactttcaaatgctcttatttcagcttcagttatttttctcttgttccaattcgggggttcctgtgtctggaaattacaatagacgaaaagaaacagagggttaagtctttgaggacttagtgagtttaaatcaatatatggcttttaaataacacttcatcataattatacatgaaataataggaataaaaatttagatattatgaatgatatgcaatgaaataatagataaatgaaaattccataaaataacattggtggctctaattgagcactttttacgagccgggtgaaccattctccggaccgaaatattcggtgtgcgttgttcagatgaaccatatacccgggacttttgacccgttgttcattggactcattttccgggccgaagccacgttgtccagtggactcaatttccggaccgaaatccgttgtccatgactccattcattcattcattcattcatgatatatcaatccattcataaatattcaagaaatatatcagtaattcaaatgaacagtggatgatatttgaacattaaataaatgctattgaaatttccagg of Primulina eburnea isolate SZY01 unplaced genomic scaffold, ASM2296580v1 ctg429_ERROPOS400000, whole genome shotgun sequence contains these proteins:
- the LOC140821126 gene encoding uncharacterized protein codes for the protein MHQFVQFCQQNQQRPHDQAQEHHLEANDRALERFLRFKPPKFEGKPDACQAESWLSKINKIFSILKYPEEQKVNFSTYLFEEAAHNWWRTVEHRWTKNHTPKTWENFLQEFKGKYITQVILNTREREFMDLVQGDMTVAQYEAEFHRLIHYAPHYMEDEVRKMKKFVQGLKLDIRWATLSTEVTSYVSAVNQALRVEEDIKTLLKKEEEEKKIGKSNLFEDNQKRKFEKRTQPVKQGEAVKGKVPRNNNKKCGYCGLPNHEEEKCWRKGGKCLICGSEQHRIQDCPKRTQKTQPTTKPKIPARAYALLGNQEEEVDPTAVVEGTVTILSSSAKTLFDPGATHSFISKVFAHKLPLLFEQLPYSFEICSPLGSMMITDIVYRNCSLNFQEKEYLADLIELPIKSYDIILGMDWLFRHQAQLNCYTKEVYLQTSHPIISKANHTMGIISTTEARAILKDNGQGFLAYLINKPKDQLKISEISVVQEFPEVFPEEINTLPPQRDVEFSIDLIPGAQPRSKTPYRMAPSELKELKLQLQELMDKKYVRPSTSPWGAPLTRKDNPFLWNDECEKSFCKLKEMLTSAPILALPEGTEGFVVYTDASKEGFGCVLMQNDKVIAYASRKLKNHELNYPTHDLELGAIVFALAKWRHYLYGKANVVADALSRRISMACLGMKEEREWVHIHSRGHLAGLRIEPEFRTRIKQNQELDQEVSKLRADTNFITNSQGILCYHDRICVPSSMKKGNNGKITSVSDQHSSRRI